The following are from one region of the Bradyrhizobium septentrionale genome:
- a CDS encoding AAA family ATPase, giving the protein MKTRDEIARALGDAGYIADGELAIAIALMQQLRRPLLLEGEAGVGKTEVAKALAAVHATELIRLQCYEGLDQSAALYEWNYQRQLLSIQAHRGADADAVEDQIFSEKYLLERPLLAAIRRERSPVLLIDEIDRADDEFEAFLLELLSDFQVTIPELGTIRATAIPHVVLTSNGTRELSDALRRRCLYHYVDYPDIDREARIITTRVEGTSASLALQIARMVECIRKEELRKVPGVAETLDWAAALVGLEVKDLHDAPETVHETLMCLLKTQEDKARVSREVTQRLLGRVA; this is encoded by the coding sequence ATGAAGACCCGTGACGAGATCGCGCGCGCACTCGGCGACGCAGGCTATATCGCCGACGGCGAGCTCGCGATTGCGATCGCGCTAATGCAACAATTGCGGCGTCCGCTTCTGCTGGAAGGCGAGGCGGGCGTCGGCAAGACCGAGGTCGCCAAGGCGCTGGCCGCCGTTCACGCTACCGAATTGATTCGCCTGCAGTGCTATGAGGGGCTCGACCAGTCCGCGGCACTCTACGAATGGAACTACCAACGGCAATTGCTGTCGATCCAGGCGCACCGCGGCGCCGATGCGGATGCGGTCGAGGACCAGATCTTTTCCGAGAAGTATCTCCTCGAGCGGCCATTGCTCGCTGCGATTCGCCGAGAGAGGTCGCCGGTCTTGCTGATCGACGAGATCGATCGCGCCGACGATGAGTTCGAGGCATTTCTCCTGGAGCTGTTGTCCGATTTCCAGGTCACGATACCCGAGCTCGGCACGATCAGGGCGACTGCAATACCTCATGTCGTGCTGACGTCGAACGGTACGCGGGAGCTCTCGGATGCGCTGCGTCGACGCTGTCTCTATCACTATGTCGACTATCCCGACATCGACCGGGAAGCGCGCATCATCACGACGCGGGTCGAAGGCACCAGCGCCTCGCTGGCGTTGCAGATCGCGCGCATGGTCGAGTGCATCCGGAAAGAGGAATTGCGCAAGGTTCCCGGGGTCGCCGAGACGCTGGATTGGGCCGCTGCATTGGTCGGGCTTGAGGTGAAGGATCTGCACGATGCGCCCGAGACGGTGCACGAAACCCTGATGTGCCTGCTCAAGACGCAGGAAGACAAGGCGCGGGTCTCGCGCGAGGTCACGCAACGTTTGCTGGGAAGGGTCGCATGA
- a CDS encoding FAD binding domain-containing protein: protein MIPGSFSYHRPATLADAVKLLSTLGDEVRPLAGGHSLVPMMKLRLAAPEHLVDLHDIADLKGVRREGSKVLIGAMTTQHDLLTSVEIAQSIPILHEAALLIADPQVRYRGTVGGNVANGDPGNDMPALMMTLGATYHLDGPHGGREVAAADYYQGAYFTAIEPGELLASISIPVPPASHGYAYEKLKRKVGDYATAAAAVVLTMAGGKVATCTIGLTNLSETPLLADAAAQAVIGTSLDAATLRKAAAAAEAIMAPAADARGPVEYRKHVGGIMVMRALQRAAANAA, encoded by the coding sequence ATGATTCCCGGCTCGTTCAGCTATCACCGCCCGGCGACGCTGGCTGACGCGGTGAAACTGCTTTCGACACTCGGCGATGAGGTTCGTCCGCTGGCTGGTGGCCACAGCCTGGTTCCGATGATGAAGCTGCGGCTGGCTGCCCCCGAGCATCTGGTCGACCTGCATGACATCGCCGACCTGAAAGGCGTCCGTCGCGAAGGCAGCAAGGTCCTGATTGGGGCCATGACCACCCAGCACGACTTGCTTACCTCCGTCGAGATCGCCCAATCCATCCCCATTCTGCATGAGGCCGCGCTTCTGATCGCTGATCCTCAGGTCCGGTACCGTGGCACCGTGGGCGGTAATGTCGCCAATGGCGACCCGGGCAACGACATGCCGGCGCTGATGATGACGCTTGGCGCGACCTATCATCTCGACGGGCCGCATGGCGGTCGTGAGGTTGCAGCCGCCGATTACTATCAGGGGGCCTATTTCACAGCGATCGAGCCAGGCGAGCTTCTGGCCTCGATCTCCATCCCGGTCCCGCCCGCGAGTCACGGCTACGCCTACGAGAAGCTGAAGCGGAAGGTCGGGGACTACGCCACCGCTGCCGCGGCGGTGGTGCTCACGATGGCCGGCGGCAAGGTCGCGACCTGCACGATCGGACTGACCAATCTTTCGGAAACGCCGCTGCTGGCCGATGCCGCCGCGCAGGCGGTGATCGGCACCAGTCTCGACGCGGCCACGCTCAGGAAGGCTGCCGCCGCGGCGGAGGCGATCATGGCGCCAGCCGCGGATGCGCGGGGGCCCGTCGAATACCGCAAGCACGTTGGCGGCATCATGGTGATGCGAGCGCTGCAGCGCGCCGCCGCCAATGCGGCCTGA
- a CDS encoding thioesterase family protein has product MDARDFIKIGMSAERTLVVPPERTVGHFVPGMPMVYATPMMILEMEMASGDAIRGALQPGWVTVGTEVDIRHLAAALVGATVRTTAKVIAVERRVIRFEVEAFEGPRKLGEGRHARGLINVESFNKRLAGTSGQAQ; this is encoded by the coding sequence ATGGACGCACGCGACTTCATCAAGATCGGCATGAGCGCCGAGCGCACGCTCGTGGTGCCGCCGGAGCGCACGGTCGGGCATTTTGTGCCGGGCATGCCGATGGTCTATGCGACGCCGATGATGATCCTCGAAATGGAGATGGCCTCGGGCGACGCCATCCGCGGTGCGCTGCAGCCCGGCTGGGTCACGGTCGGCACCGAGGTCGACATCCGCCATCTCGCGGCGGCGCTGGTCGGCGCCACGGTGCGAACCACCGCGAAGGTGATCGCGGTCGAGCGCCGCGTGATCCGTTTCGAGGTCGAGGCCTTTGAAGGCCCGCGCAAGCTCGGCGAAGGCCGCCACGCCCGCGGCCTGATCAATGTCGAGAGCTTTAATAAACGGCTGGCCGGGACCTCGGGCCAGGCGCAATAG
- a CDS encoding branched-chain amino acid aminotransferase produces MTLNFDIQPSPNATPDKERATRLVDPGFGRVFTDHMAIVRYSQGKGWHSARIEARANFPLDPAGAVLHYAQEIFEGLKAYKRDDGGVNLFRPDANARRFHNSAERMAMAPLPEDVFIDAVEQLVRIDRAWIPGGEGSLYLRPFMIASEVFLGVKPSAEYIFSVIASPVGSYFKGGPAPVSIWVSENYTRAAIGGTGAVKCGGNYAASLRAQAEAIDRGCDQVVFLDAVERRYIEELGGMNVFFAFEDGSLLTPPLGTILPGITRDSIIALAKDAGTRVREEPYTIQQWRTDAASGKLKEAFACGTAAVISPIGKVCSASGDFQISGGAAGPVAMGLRKKLVDIQYGRTNDPHNWIRNVQ; encoded by the coding sequence ATGACTTTGAACTTCGACATCCAGCCTTCGCCGAATGCGACGCCCGACAAGGAGCGCGCGACGAGGCTCGTGGACCCGGGTTTTGGGCGGGTCTTTACCGATCACATGGCGATCGTCCGCTACAGCCAGGGCAAGGGCTGGCACAGCGCGCGCATCGAGGCACGCGCGAATTTCCCGCTCGATCCGGCCGGCGCGGTGCTGCACTACGCCCAGGAGATTTTCGAAGGTCTCAAGGCCTACAAGCGCGACGATGGCGGCGTGAACCTGTTCCGTCCCGACGCCAATGCCCGGCGCTTCCATAATTCGGCCGAGCGCATGGCGATGGCGCCGCTGCCCGAGGACGTGTTCATCGACGCGGTCGAGCAGCTGGTGCGGATCGATCGCGCCTGGATCCCGGGCGGCGAGGGCAGTCTCTATTTGCGGCCCTTCATGATCGCGAGCGAGGTCTTCCTCGGAGTGAAGCCGTCGGCGGAATATATCTTCTCGGTGATCGCTTCGCCGGTCGGCTCCTACTTCAAGGGCGGTCCGGCGCCGGTGTCGATCTGGGTGTCGGAGAATTACACGCGCGCCGCGATCGGCGGCACCGGCGCGGTCAAGTGCGGCGGCAACTACGCCGCGAGCCTGCGCGCGCAGGCCGAGGCGATCGATCGTGGCTGCGATCAGGTCGTGTTCCTCGATGCGGTCGAGCGCCGCTACATCGAGGAGCTCGGCGGCATGAACGTCTTCTTCGCGTTCGAGGACGGTTCGCTGCTGACGCCGCCGCTCGGCACGATCCTGCCCGGCATTACCCGCGACTCGATCATCGCGCTCGCCAAGGATGCCGGCACCCGGGTGCGCGAGGAGCCCTATACGATCCAGCAATGGCGCACTGACGCCGCGAGCGGCAAGCTGAAGGAAGCGTTCGCCTGCGGCACCGCGGCCGTGATCTCGCCGATCGGCAAGGTGTGCTCGGCAAGCGGCGACTTCCAGATCAGCGGCGGCGCGGCCGGCCCGGTCGCGATGGGCCTGCGCAAGAAGCTGGTCGACATCCAGTACGGTCGCACCAACGACCCGCATAACTGGATCAGAAACGTCCAGTAA
- a CDS encoding aerobic carbon-monoxide dehydrogenase large subunit, translating into MNDMTPTREQRSAALEGMGCKRKRVEDIRFTQGKGNYVDDVKLPGMLHGDFVRSPHPHARVKSIDDSEALKVPGVLAVITAETLKTVNLAWMPTLAGDVQMVLADGKVLFQNQEVAFVVATDRYAADDGINKVKVEYEPLPPLIDPFKAMDADAPVLREDLAGKTTGAHGPRKHHNHIFEWTVGDKDLTDAAFKKADVTIKEMISYHRTHPSPLETCQCVCSFDKIKGELTIWGTFQAPHVIRTVVALIAKIPEQKIHVIAPDIGGGFGNKVGAYPGYICAAVASIVTGKPVKWVEDRIENLTATSFARDYHMTTEIAATKEGKVTGLRVHVLADHGAFDACADPSKWPAGFFNIVTGSYDFPTAHLAVDGIYTNKAPGGVAYRCSFRVTEAAYCIERGMDILAQKLGMDPAELRLKNFIKPEQFPYHSALGWEYDSGDYHTAMRKMMESVDYAGLRKQQAEQRAAFKRGETREIMGLGVSFFTEIVGAGPSKNCDILGIAMFDSCEIRMHPTGAGIARMGTKSQGQGHETTWAQIIATEIGIPADNIMVEEGNTDTAPYGLGTYGSRSTPVAGAAIAMAARKIRAKAQMIAAYKLEVHEDDLEWDIDGFRVKGLPEKVMSMKDICWAAYNSVPPGMEPGLEAVSYYDPPNMTYPFGAYICVMTIDVDTGVYKVKRFYALDDCGTRINPMIIEGQVHGGLTEAFAIAMGQEIRYDAEGNVVTGSFMDFFMPTAVETPHWETDFTVTPSPHHPIGAKGVGESPNVGGVPAFSNAVNDAFSFLGSTHIQMPHDFWRNWLAAKNLGVFGAP; encoded by the coding sequence ATGAACGATATGACTCCCACGCGGGAACAACGCAGCGCTGCGCTCGAAGGTATGGGTTGCAAGCGCAAGCGGGTCGAAGACATCCGCTTTACGCAGGGCAAAGGCAATTACGTCGACGACGTGAAGCTGCCGGGCATGCTGCATGGCGATTTCGTGCGTTCGCCGCATCCGCATGCGCGCGTCAAGTCGATCGACGATTCCGAGGCGTTGAAGGTGCCGGGCGTGCTCGCGGTGATCACCGCCGAAACGCTGAAGACGGTGAATCTTGCCTGGATGCCGACGCTGGCAGGCGATGTGCAGATGGTGTTGGCCGACGGCAAGGTGCTGTTCCAGAACCAGGAGGTGGCCTTCGTCGTGGCGACGGACCGCTACGCCGCCGATGACGGTATCAACAAGGTCAAGGTCGAGTACGAACCGCTGCCGCCGCTGATCGATCCATTCAAGGCAATGGACGCAGACGCGCCGGTGCTGCGCGAAGATCTCGCCGGCAAGACCACCGGCGCCCACGGCCCGCGCAAGCACCACAATCACATTTTCGAGTGGACCGTCGGCGACAAGGACCTGACGGACGCCGCCTTCAAGAAGGCCGACGTGACGATCAAGGAGATGATCTCCTACCATCGCACCCATCCGTCGCCGCTCGAGACCTGCCAGTGCGTCTGCTCCTTCGACAAGATCAAGGGTGAACTGACGATCTGGGGCACTTTCCAGGCGCCGCACGTGATCCGCACCGTCGTGGCGTTGATCGCGAAAATTCCCGAGCAGAAGATCCACGTCATCGCGCCCGACATCGGCGGCGGCTTCGGCAACAAGGTCGGGGCCTATCCGGGCTATATCTGCGCCGCGGTCGCCTCCATCGTCACCGGCAAGCCGGTGAAATGGGTTGAAGATCGCATCGAGAACCTCACCGCGACGTCGTTCGCGCGCGACTATCACATGACGACGGAAATCGCCGCGACCAAGGAGGGCAAGGTTACGGGGTTGCGTGTCCATGTGCTCGCGGATCACGGCGCATTCGACGCCTGTGCCGATCCGTCGAAATGGCCGGCGGGCTTCTTCAACATTGTCACCGGCTCGTATGACTTCCCGACCGCGCATCTCGCGGTTGACGGCATCTACACCAACAAGGCCCCGGGCGGAGTTGCTTACCGCTGCTCATTCCGTGTCACCGAGGCGGCATACTGCATCGAACGCGGGATGGATATTCTCGCACAGAAGCTGGGGATGGATCCGGCCGAACTTCGGCTGAAGAATTTCATCAAGCCGGAGCAATTCCCTTATCACTCCGCACTCGGCTGGGAATATGACTCCGGCGACTACCACACCGCGATGCGCAAGATGATGGAGTCGGTCGACTACGCCGGCTTGCGCAAGCAGCAGGCGGAGCAGCGCGCCGCGTTCAAGCGCGGCGAGACCCGCGAGATCATGGGTCTCGGCGTCTCCTTCTTCACCGAGATCGTTGGCGCCGGCCCGTCGAAGAACTGCGACATCCTGGGAATCGCGATGTTCGATTCCTGCGAAATTCGCATGCACCCGACCGGTGCGGGCATCGCCCGGATGGGTACCAAGAGCCAGGGCCAGGGGCACGAGACGACCTGGGCACAGATCATCGCCACCGAGATCGGTATCCCCGCCGACAACATCATGGTGGAGGAAGGCAACACGGACACCGCACCCTATGGCCTCGGCACCTACGGTTCTCGCTCGACGCCGGTCGCGGGTGCCGCGATTGCGATGGCCGCGCGCAAGATCAGGGCCAAGGCGCAGATGATTGCGGCCTACAAGCTCGAGGTCCACGAGGACGATCTCGAATGGGACATCGATGGGTTCCGCGTCAAGGGCCTGCCCGAGAAAGTCATGTCGATGAAGGATATCTGCTGGGCCGCGTACAATTCGGTGCCGCCGGGCATGGAGCCGGGGCTGGAGGCGGTCAGCTACTACGATCCGCCAAACATGACCTATCCGTTCGGCGCCTATATCTGCGTGATGACCATCGATGTCGACACCGGCGTGTACAAGGTCAAGCGCTTCTATGCGCTCGATGATTGCGGCACGCGGATCAACCCGATGATCATCGAGGGCCAGGTGCATGGCGGCCTCACCGAGGCGTTTGCGATCGCGATGGGACAGGAGATTCGATACGACGCCGAGGGCAATGTCGTGACCGGCTCGTTCATGGATTTCTTCATGCCAACCGCGGTCGAGACGCCGCATTGGGAGACGGATTTTACGGTCACTCCGTCACCGCATCACCCGATCGGCGCCAAGGGCGTCGGTGAAAGCCCGAATGTCGGCGGCGTGCCCGCGTTCTCGAACGCGGTCAACGACGCATTCTCGTTTCTTGGCTCGACCCACATCCAGATGCCGCATGATTTCTGGCGGAACTGGTTGGCGGCGAAGAACCTCGGCGTGTTCGGGGCACCATGA
- a CDS encoding YbjN domain-containing protein: MSLLESIIDSRNNPLAVVEDIATDNNWAFERSGEDEVTIVSKGDWIDYQLSFTWMGEIEALHLACAFDMKMPQARRAEVQRLVAAINEQLWVGHFDLWTHTGMVMHRQALVLPGGLTASTAQCESMVVNAIHACERYYPAFQFVVWAGKSTAEAMAAAMFDTEGEA, encoded by the coding sequence ATGTCCCTCCTCGAAAGCATTATCGATTCCCGGAACAACCCGCTTGCGGTGGTCGAAGATATCGCCACCGACAACAACTGGGCGTTCGAGCGTTCCGGCGAAGACGAGGTGACGATCGTCTCCAAGGGAGACTGGATCGATTATCAGCTCTCCTTCACCTGGATGGGCGAGATCGAAGCGCTGCATCTCGCCTGCGCCTTCGACATGAAGATGCCGCAGGCGCGGCGCGCCGAAGTGCAGCGGCTGGTTGCCGCGATCAACGAACAATTATGGGTCGGGCATTTCGACCTGTGGACCCACACCGGCATGGTCATGCACCGTCAGGCGCTGGTGCTGCCCGGCGGCCTCACCGCCTCGACCGCACAATGCGAGAGTATGGTGGTCAACGCGATCCACGCCTGCGAGCGCTACTACCCGGCGTTCCAGTTCGTGGTGTGGGCCGGCAAGTCGACCGCCGAGGCGATGGCCGCCGCGATGTTCGATACCGAGGGCGAGGCGTAA
- the proC gene encoding pyrroline-5-carboxylate reductase: MGGAMLTGWLAQGLAPEQVAVIDPYLSPEISALAVKGVRLNPQAKDLGTVDTLVVAVKPQSFRDAGAALKGFVGPSTLVVSIMAGTTMSALEEVVGGAVVRAMPNTPAAIGRGITVAVPSKRVTAAQRAMTDALLKATGLVEWVDDESLMDAVTAVSGSGPAYVFLLAEELARAGVAAGLPEQLATTLARATVAGSGELLHRSDLPLATLRQNVTSPGGTTAAALEVLMANNGMQPLMTRAIAAATRRSKELAK; the protein is encoded by the coding sequence ATGGGCGGCGCGATGCTGACCGGCTGGCTCGCACAGGGCCTCGCGCCCGAGCAGGTCGCGGTGATCGATCCGTATCTCTCGCCCGAGATCTCCGCGCTCGCCGTAAAGGGCGTGCGGCTCAATCCGCAGGCAAAGGATCTCGGCACGGTCGATACGCTCGTCGTCGCGGTGAAGCCGCAATCGTTCCGCGACGCGGGCGCCGCGCTGAAGGGATTCGTCGGCCCCTCGACGCTGGTGGTCTCGATCATGGCCGGCACGACCATGTCAGCACTGGAAGAAGTTGTTGGCGGCGCGGTGGTGCGCGCGATGCCGAACACGCCGGCAGCGATCGGCCGCGGCATCACGGTCGCGGTGCCGTCAAAGCGCGTCACCGCCGCGCAGCGCGCCATGACCGATGCGCTGCTGAAGGCAACCGGGCTCGTCGAATGGGTCGACGATGAGAGCCTGATGGACGCGGTGACCGCGGTCTCCGGCTCCGGTCCGGCCTATGTCTTCCTGCTCGCCGAGGAACTGGCCCGCGCCGGCGTCGCGGCCGGCCTGCCCGAGCAGCTTGCGACCACGCTGGCGCGGGCGACCGTCGCCGGCTCCGGCGAGCTGCTGCATCGTTCGGATCTGCCGTTGGCGACCTTGCGGCAGAACGTCACCTCGCCCGGCGGCACCACGGCTGCTGCGCTCGAGGTGCTGATGGCGAATAACGGCATGCAGCCGCTGATGACCCGCGCCATCGCCGCCGCAACCCGGCGCTCGAAGGAATTGGCGAAGTAA
- a CDS encoding 6,7-dimethyl-8-ribityllumazine synthase: MNQMLQDQDVQASQVQTSEADSAPVTPAIPPAPEHPHFAKPQRVAFVQSSWHRDVVEECRISFLKEIEARHITNVDVFEVPGSFEIPLHAQLLAKTRRYTAIVAAGLVVDGGIYRHEFVADTVIKALMDVQLRTEVPVFSAVLTPQQFHETEVHYDFFRKHFVIKGIEVAEACANTLLSLERLRGQVAAGIPG; encoded by the coding sequence ATGAATCAGATGTTGCAAGACCAAGACGTTCAAGCTTCTCAAGTCCAAACCTCCGAAGCAGATAGCGCTCCCGTTACGCCGGCAATTCCGCCGGCGCCGGAGCATCCGCACTTCGCCAAGCCGCAGCGCGTCGCCTTCGTGCAGTCGTCCTGGCATCGCGATGTGGTGGAAGAGTGCCGCATCTCCTTCCTGAAGGAGATCGAGGCGCGCCACATCACCAATGTCGACGTGTTCGAGGTGCCGGGCTCGTTCGAGATCCCGTTGCACGCGCAGCTCCTGGCGAAGACCCGCCGTTACACCGCGATCGTCGCGGCCGGGCTCGTCGTCGATGGCGGCATCTATCGCCACGAATTCGTCGCCGACACCGTGATCAAGGCGCTGATGGATGTGCAGCTGCGCACCGAGGTGCCGGTGTTCTCGGCGGTGCTGACGCCGCAGCAATTCCACGAGACCGAGGTGCATTACGATTTCTTCCGCAAGCACTTCGTCATCAAGGGGATCGAGGTCGCCGAAGCCTGCGCCAACACGCTGCTCAGCCTGGAGCGCCTGCGCGGCCAGGTCGCGGCGGGGATCCCCGGCTAG
- the hisS gene encoding histidine--tRNA ligase, translating to MAEKPKKPQKLKARLPRGLEDRGPAAINATRAMVEKIRAVYELYGFEPVETPAMEYTDALGKFLPDQDRPNEGVFSFQDDDEQWISLRYDLTAPLARYVAENFDALPKPYRSYRFGYVFRNEKPGPGRFRQFMQFDADTVGSATPAADAEICMMAADTMEALGIPRGSYVVKVNNRKVLDGVLEAIGLGGDENAGRRLTVLRAIDKLDKFPADEVRKLLGPGRWDGGEEGKGDFTKGADLSPADADIVLAVTQKRDDWKDAIAAAENYLAKSEVGQAGVSELEEIAKLVAASGYGADRIRIDPTVVRGLEYYTGPVYEVELLLDTKDEKGRPVRFGSVGGGGRYDGLVSRFRGEPVPATGFSIGVSRLQAALTMLGQLDTQAGFGPVVVTVFDRDRVADYQKMVAELRQAGIRAELYLGNPKNMGNQLKYADRRNSPCVIIQGSDEKARGEVQIKDLIEGAKAAAAIASNQEWRETRPAQFSCAETDLVAKVREVLARHDVTWG from the coding sequence ATGGCCGAGAAACCCAAAAAACCCCAGAAACTGAAGGCGCGCCTGCCGCGCGGGCTGGAAGATCGTGGCCCGGCCGCGATCAACGCCACGCGGGCGATGGTCGAGAAGATTCGCGCCGTCTACGAGCTCTACGGCTTCGAGCCGGTGGAGACGCCGGCGATGGAATATACCGACGCGCTCGGCAAGTTCCTGCCCGACCAGGACCGTCCCAACGAGGGCGTGTTCTCGTTCCAGGACGATGACGAGCAGTGGATCTCGCTGCGCTATGACCTGACCGCGCCGCTGGCGCGTTATGTCGCGGAAAACTTCGACGCGCTGCCAAAGCCGTACCGCTCTTATCGTTTCGGCTACGTCTTCCGCAACGAGAAGCCCGGTCCCGGCCGCTTCCGCCAGTTCATGCAGTTCGATGCCGACACGGTCGGCTCGGCGACGCCGGCGGCCGACGCCGAGATTTGCATGATGGCGGCCGACACGATGGAAGCGCTCGGCATTCCGCGCGGCTCCTATGTCGTGAAGGTGAACAACCGCAAGGTGCTCGACGGCGTGCTCGAGGCGATTGGCCTCGGCGGCGACGAGAATGCGGGTCGCAGACTCACGGTGCTGCGTGCGATCGACAAGCTCGACAAATTTCCGGCCGACGAGGTTCGCAAGCTGCTTGGTCCCGGGCGATGGGATGGCGGCGAAGAGGGCAAGGGCGACTTTACCAAGGGCGCCGACCTGAGCCCGGCAGATGCCGATATCGTCCTCGCCGTCACGCAGAAGCGCGACGATTGGAAAGACGCCATCGCTGCGGCAGAGAATTATCTGGCGAAGAGTGAAGTTGGTCAGGCCGGCGTGAGCGAGCTTGAAGAGATCGCCAAGCTGGTTGCGGCGTCCGGCTACGGCGCGGATCGCATCCGCATCGATCCCACCGTTGTTCGCGGCCTCGAATACTACACCGGCCCGGTCTACGAGGTTGAACTGCTGCTCGACACCAAGGACGAGAAGGGCCGCCCGGTGCGGTTCGGCTCGGTCGGCGGCGGTGGCCGCTACGATGGCCTGGTCTCGCGCTTTCGCGGCGAGCCGGTGCCGGCGACCGGCTTCTCGATCGGCGTGTCTCGGCTGCAGGCCGCGCTCACGATGCTCGGCCAGCTCGACACGCAGGCCGGGTTCGGCCCCGTCGTCGTCACCGTGTTCGACCGCGACCGCGTCGCCGACTACCAGAAGATGGTCGCCGAGCTGCGCCAGGCCGGCATCCGCGCCGAGCTCTATCTCGGCAATCCGAAGAACATGGGCAACCAGCTCAAATATGCCGACCGCCGCAACTCGCCTTGCGTGATCATCCAGGGCTCCGACGAGAAGGCGCGCGGCGAGGTGCAGATCAAGGATCTGATCGAGGGCGCCAAGGCCGCGGCCGCGATCGCCTCCAACCAGGAATGGCGCGAAACACGTCCCGCGCAGTTCTCCTGCGCAGAGACCGATCTGGTCGCCAAGGTCCGCGAGGTCCTGGCCCGGCATGACGTGACGTGGGGCTGA
- a CDS encoding (2Fe-2S)-binding protein, with product MAKTHITMQVNGAEVEGLVEPRTLLVHFIRENLQMTGTHIGCETTHCGACTVDIDGMSVKSCTMFAIQANGSEITTIEGMANPDGSLSALQEGFRMMHGLQCGFCTPGMIMRAHRLLKENPSPTEQEIRMGISGNLCRCTGYQNIVKAIQYAAAKINGVEFREAAE from the coding sequence ATGGCAAAGACGCATATCACGATGCAGGTGAACGGCGCCGAGGTCGAAGGCCTCGTCGAACCACGTACCCTGCTGGTGCACTTCATCCGCGAGAACCTGCAGATGACCGGCACCCATATTGGCTGCGAGACCACGCATTGCGGCGCGTGCACGGTTGATATCGACGGCATGTCGGTGAAGTCCTGCACCATGTTCGCGATACAGGCCAACGGCTCCGAGATCACCACGATCGAGGGCATGGCGAACCCCGACGGCTCGCTCTCGGCGCTGCAGGAAGGCTTCCGCATGATGCACGGTCTGCAATGCGGCTTCTGCACGCCGGGCATGATTATGCGCGCGCATCGGCTCCTGAAGGAGAATCCGTCGCCGACCGAGCAGGAGATCCGGATGGGTATCTCCGGCAATCTCTGCCGCTGCACCGGCTACCAGAACATCGTCAAAGCCATTCAATACGCCGCAGCCAAGATCAACGGCGTGGAATTCCGGGAGGCCGCAGAATGA
- a CDS encoding tautomerase family protein, producing MPEITVSMAAGRTDEQKLGMMRDITQALVKNLGVDPDAVVIQINEAPLHHKMKGGKSFVERAAAAKK from the coding sequence ATGCCTGAGATCACCGTGAGCATGGCCGCCGGCCGCACCGACGAGCAGAAGCTCGGCATGATGCGCGACATCACCCAAGCGTTGGTGAAGAATCTCGGCGTCGACCCCGATGCGGTCGTGATCCAGATCAATGAAGCGCCGCTGCATCACAAGATGAAGGGCGGCAAGTCCTTCGTCGAGCGCGCTGCCGCGGCGAAGAAATAG